From the genome of Rubripirellula reticaptiva:
ATTGCTGCCGTTCTGTGAACCGGGTGACATCATCATTGATGGAGGCAACGAACAATATCAAAACACCGAACGCCGTACCAAGCAGGTCGAAGCTGCCGGGTTGTTGTACGTCGGTTGCGGTGTGTCGGGTGGCGAAGAAGGCGCCTTGAAGGGGCCCAGCCTGATGCCCGGCGGCAGTGCTGCTGCGTGGCCGCACATCAAAGAAATGTTCCAGTCGATTGCAGCAAAGGTTGGCCCCAACAACGACATCCCGTGCTGTGAATGGCTCGGCAGCGGCGGTGCGGGCAACTATGTGAAAATGGTTCACAACGGCATCGAATACGGCGACATGCAGTTGATCTGCGAAGCCTATCAACTGCTTCACGAACTAGGCGGTCTAACCAATGACGAACTTTACGACGTGTTCGACGATTGGAATCGTGGCGACTTGCAAAGCTACCTGATCGAGATCACTCGCGACATTTTCAGCGTCAAGGACGACCAAGGCGGCAGCGATCACCTGGTCGACAAAATTTTGGACGTTGCCGGCGCCAAGGGCACCGGCAAGTGGATGAGCCAGTTAGCGCTCGACCTTGGCGTGCCCAGCACGTTGGTCACCACCGCCGTGTTCGCACGTGGATTGTCGGCCCAAAAGGAAGCTCGCGTCCGCGCTTCCAAGCGTCTCAACGGACCTTCGGCAAAATCGAATCCTGAAATGCAGGCGATCGCCAAGTCATTGGTCGGCGATCGTGCGGAGTTTGTCGAAGCGGTTCGGCAAGCCTTGTACGCGTCGAAGATCGTTTCGTACGCCCAAGGGTTTGTTCAACTGCAAGCGGCGTCGGCCGAACATGGTTGGGGACTCGATTACGGCGCGGCGGCATTGCTGTGGCGTGGCGGTTGCATCATCCGAGCGAAGTTCTTGGACCGAATCAAGGAAGCCTTCGACGCCGATGCCAACCTTGAAAACCTGTTGATGACCGACTTCTTCGAGAAGGCCGTCGAGGACTCGCAAGAGAAGTGGCGAAAAGTCGTTGCTGTCGCATCGATCATGGGGATCCCCGTGCCGGCTTTCAGTACTGCTTTGTGCTACTACGACGGTTACCGCATGGATCGCTTGCCAGCGAACTTGTTGCAGGCTCAACGCGACTACTTCGGTGCTCACACTTACCAACGCACCGACAAGGACGGTACATTCCACACCGAGTGGATTCAGCTTCGCAAAGAGCCCAAGGCTTAGTCGGTTTCTTTTGCACTCGGGTGTCTCATAACCCCGCTTCTCGCTTCTCGCTTCGGAGGGCGAGGCTGGGGGCGGGGTTGAATCGATGTCTTTTTAGCAGAAGAAATGTCGCTGAGACGCTTGCTGGATGAAGGCGGGCGCGGCGGTAACTCGATCGGTAAGGTCCGATGGATCAGCACCGGATACTCCGGCATCTTTCAGCTTTGTTAGATAATCAATGGATCGATGTCACGGACGTTTCGGATGGCAAGTATTGCTCGCACATCGCGACGGACCCGGAAAACGATATCCAAGAAACGGCGCCCTCGTTATCCAGGTTGCGAGCCACCGCAAAGCTCGTCGGCACGAGTGGAGGTGAGCGTGGTAGTCGGCATTGCCGCGTCCCTAGCTCGCTAGCACTGCCAGAAATTGCACGAATGCCGAATCGTTGTCTTCGTTGCGATGGTCCAGGCCACTCTTGACCAGGCTTTGCAGTGCATCGCGAAATCGTTTTTCAGAAACGTCGTCGCGTTTCCCGATCGCGTTCAAACGCTGGCTCAGCAACTGAGCCTCGGACGAGCTTGGCGTTCCCGCGTTCAGGCATGATCGCATCGCCGTGATCACTTCCGAATCTCGGAACGATTGCTTGCCGTTCATTTTCAAAATCTCGGCCACGCACAATCCGGTCACGTCGACGCTGTTGGTCGAGGCCGAATCGTCATCGCAAAACGCAATCGCCGCGCCCGACGAATCGGCCTGGCTAGCAGTTCGTCGCGATCGCCGACGGTCGGCTGCTTTGAGTTTCTGTTTTAGGTTGTCGTTTTTCGCCATCTCACCACTCTCTTTCTAAGCCGCAGCCAGTCCATCGCTGTTTACGAATCTGGAACGCTAAAAATTAGCGTCAACGGTGTCGCAATGCACGCTGATTTGCCAGTCTGGGGGAATCGCCACCTGTAGAACGCGGAGGCAGCGATCGGAAACCGCATGGATATGAAGCCACCTGACGAAAAAAACTGGGGGGGGAATTCAATCGCCCCACACTCCCCGAAATGACATGGTTGCGGGGCCCCGGAGCCGTCGCGCACCGTTTTCAATCGCTAGACGAAACACGGGTTATTAACTGCGAGCGTCAAGGCGATGGGGGGAAAGAACCTATCGCGGTCAAAGTCGCGTACATCGCTCAAGTTCAAGCATCGAGCTTGCGATGTAACGCAAGCGATCCGCGGGGATTGCCTCGCGGATCGCTGGGGTTATCGAAAATCAATGGAGAGCGGCGGCTACTTTTTCTTCAGCATCGCCGCCAATTCTTCGTCCAGTTCGGCTGCTCGGACGTTGTGGCGAACCACCTTTCCGTCGGGATCGATCAGCATCATGGTTGGCAATGTTTGGACGCCAAGCGTCTTTGCCAGGCGGCTTGATTCCAGCCCGCCGGGTTCGAAAAGTTGCACCCAGGGCAGCGGGTTTTCGGTCAAGAAGGCGGCTGCTGACTGGCCAGTGGCGTCGACGTTGACTCCAACCAACTGCAGTCCCGCGCGTTGGTAACTTGCTTGCAAGCGACGCAGTAATTTCATGTCTTGCTTGCACGGCTCGCACCAAGTTGCCCAGTAATGGACCACGACCGGCTTGCCTCTCAGCGAAGCCAGGCTGAACGGTTTACCTTGGATCGTACTGCCTTCCAGTTCGATCCGGCGACCGACCGAATCAAGACGGCGAGCTGCGCCGGCTGCCTTTTCGCCCGCGTCGGTGCCTGGGAAAGCCGTTGCGACCTTCTTGTAGAAAGCGATTGCCTCGTCTTCCTTGTCCTCGAACTCTTTGCTCAGTGCCAGTTGCAGGTACGCCGACGCAGTTTCAGGAGTGCCCGGATAGCGATCCACGAATCCGGTCAGCGATTCCAGGTACCACTTTTGCACTTCGGCAAAG
Proteins encoded in this window:
- a CDS encoding lysyl oxidase family protein — translated: MDQHRILRHLSALLDNQWIDVTDVSDGKYCSHIATDPENDIQETAPSLSRLRATAKLVGTSGGERGSRHCRVPSSLALPEIARMPNRCLRCDGPGHS
- the gnd gene encoding decarboxylating NADP(+)-dependent phosphogluconate dehydrogenase, yielding MSGDCDFGLIGLAVMGENLALNVESRGYKVAVYNRTTEKVDALMAGRAKGKNFVGTHTIEEFVKAVARPRKLMMLVKAGPAVDALIEQLLPFCEPGDIIIDGGNEQYQNTERRTKQVEAAGLLYVGCGVSGGEEGALKGPSLMPGGSAAAWPHIKEMFQSIAAKVGPNNDIPCCEWLGSGGAGNYVKMVHNGIEYGDMQLICEAYQLLHELGGLTNDELYDVFDDWNRGDLQSYLIEITRDIFSVKDDQGGSDHLVDKILDVAGAKGTGKWMSQLALDLGVPSTLVTTAVFARGLSAQKEARVRASKRLNGPSAKSNPEMQAIAKSLVGDRAEFVEAVRQALYASKIVSYAQGFVQLQAASAEHGWGLDYGAAALLWRGGCIIRAKFLDRIKEAFDADANLENLLMTDFFEKAVEDSQEKWRKVVAVASIMGIPVPAFSTALCYYDGYRMDRLPANLLQAQRDYFGAHTYQRTDKDGTFHTEWIQLRKEPKA